TCTAAAGGTGGTTGAGGTTCACCCTTTTGCTGATCACTTTCCCCTAAATACTGATACTTGGTGTATTCCATAAATAATTTCCCTATATCCTTCAAGCTGATCACTCCTTTCTCTTCTATTCAGTTAATTTTCTAACATGTTTTTTAAAGTTATTATTAGATAATAGGAGAATGGTTAATCCTCCTAAAAGAAAAGCCATTATTTCAAAAATCCCAAATTTTAAAGGGATCACTGCCCTAGTCGATGCCAAAATTAAACCGGTTAAACTCATCATAGTTAAAGATCTGTGGTTATTTAATAAGTAAGAAAGGATCCATGAAAAAGAAAACAAACCTCCTAATGCCCCTAAGCCGTAAAAGAATAATACTAAAATTTCGAAATCCTTTACTGCTTCTAACACCCCACCATAAAGGCCTAAAATTATTAATAAAGTTGCTCCACTTATCCCAGGTAAAATCATAGCCACACTGCTAATGAACCCTGCTAGGAATAATTGAATATTGGAAACACTATTACCACTTACCTCTTCTACAGAATAACTCCATAAAAATAAACCTAAAATAAAGAATATAAGTAAAGCTAGTATACCTGGTAAATTAAAGGTTTTAACTTCCCCTAAAGTAACTTTTGTAGATAAAAGGACAAGGCCTAATAAAAAGGAGATAGTAATGTTGTGGTACTGTTCTAATAAAAAGGTTATAAAACCAGAACCTAACCAAATTCCTATAAGGGAACCTAAAAGAACAGGGAACAAAAATCTAATATTTAAAGATTTTATCCCTAAAATGATTCGGTCATACAAACCAAGGATCAAGGCTACTGTTCCACCACTGACTCCCGGCAGTGTCAGTGATAGACCAATGGGAATTCCCCTAAAAAAAATACTAAACCATTTTTTCATAACGATGATTGTCACTCCTAGTATTAGTCCTTATGGTATTTTTATAAAGTGAGGTTGCATTTTATCGAAAGTTGTTAGGTATTTAAAGCCGATATCTTTTAAAAGTTCATATGTATAAGCAAAACGATACCCCAATGTATTGTCTCCGTGGCTGTCAGAGCCTAAGGTGATAATCTCTCCACCTAGTTCTTTATAGAAAGTCAGTAAATCCTTAG
Above is a window of Anaerobranca gottschalkii DSM 13577 DNA encoding:
- a CDS encoding DUF368 domain-containing protein; translated protein: MKKWFSIFFRGIPIGLSLTLPGVSGGTVALILGLYDRIILGIKSLNIRFLFPVLLGSLIGIWLGSGFITFLLEQYHNITISFLLGLVLLSTKVTLGEVKTFNLPGILALLIFFILGLFLWSYSVEEVSGNSVSNIQLFLAGFISSVAMILPGISGATLLIILGLYGGVLEAVKDFEILVLFFYGLGALGGLFSFSWILSYLLNNHRSLTMMSLTGLILASTRAVIPLKFGIFEIMAFLLGGLTILLLSNNNFKKHVRKLTE